The genomic segment CCTTTACATATCTCTAATCTGTTGATCATTCTTTCGGCGATTTGATAGTTATGTGGATTAACCTTATTACTCCAGTTTTTTGCCCTCTCGTTAAAAAAAATCACTAATTCGGTTTTATTCTGAGAACCCAAAATATCTCCACCTCACTCTCAAAACTTAGAATTATACCCAGCTTCGATTACCCTCGTCCGGTTCAGGTAACGTCCCGAGTATTGCCAAAACGTCTCAACCCCTTGCATCCTTACAAAATGTCGGGAATCTTTTATTATACGATGCCTCGGCAAAGATCTATCTCGAAAAAGCGTATTATCCTATTCGATGAGGTTAAAGGTACTTCTTAAATCCTCGAACTAAATCCACATTGTAACCAATTGCTTCATAAAATTTATGTGCTCCCTTTCTATGTCCTGCGGACACAAGCATTGTATAATAACAATTTCTTGTCCGTCCTATTTTCTCAATTTCTTCCATTAGGCTTTCTCCAATTCCTCTGCCACGCCAAGTATTTTTCACTATTACATTTTCAATTACCATAAATGGCTGGCATTTTAGCACTAAATCAAGACAAATAATTCCCATTATCGATCCAACTACTTCTTTGTCTTCTTTCGCTGTCAAGATTACGTAATTAGGATTAGACTCCATCAAATTAAAATTCTCTTTCATTTTTATAGGATCAGATTCTTCCCCACTTAGTTCTTTATAAAGTTGAGATAAAGATTCTAAGTCCTCAACTGTTGCATTTTGTAATGTTAGCAATGAATCTGCCCCTTTCTTGAGCTTAAACGATTTCCAAGACCCCTGCGCACGATGAAATCTGGGTATAAGTAGCGTTTAGCATTTTCTTTCTCATTTTTTCCATTATCTCATCAGCCACAATATAGATCTCATCCTCATCCCAGCCTTTGGTATTGTCTTTACATTGTTTCATATCGTCCTTTGTTTGAAACGCTATGTCTGCAATAATAATATTTCCATTCTCTTCTAAGCTGTCTTTTAGTTGCGCAATAAAATCAATCTTCTTATTATCATCAAGATGATGAATTGCGTATGACGATATTATATAGTTGAATTTCATCTTCTTTAATTCAATGGGGAGACCATTTGTAAAGTCATGACACAAAAATTGTCCATTTGGCATATTTCGTCTAGCCAATTCCAACATTTTAGGTGAAAAATCAATTCCATAGACTCCTACACCTTTGTTGTACAACTCTTTTGTCAGTAAGCCTGTTCCTACACCAATATCTAAAATCCTAGTCCCTTTGGACAAATCAACACAACGACTTACGAAAGAAAGCACTTCGTAATACCCCTCGAAAGGATAACCTTCACTTAATTTTGAAATTGACTCATCATATTCCCCAGCCCAATTATCAAACCCTTTACTATTTAACATCAGAATTCTCCTTAACCTAAATTAACATTAGCCCATTAGAATGACATACTCAAACCCTTAGCCACTATATTCCTGTATATTCGGGAACAATAGTAAGCCTTTGTCTTTCGCCTCTATCCGCTAATTCATATCCGAAGAAAATTTGATCAATTTAGCACCCACGTGAGCCCAGCCTAATAGATTCCGCCTCCAGTACCAAAGGTACAGGTGCAGTTTAACCAGAATGTCACTGGAGTTCCGCTTGGTGGTGTTAATGTCTTTGACCGAATAGTTCCTCCCGGTGCAACCCTTGTCAGTGAAGAAGATGGAAAGTTTATCTTTCCTTCTGGAGGTAATTGGGTTCTCTTTTTGACCTCTCCGGGGTCGATAGAAGTTTCTTTTTCAGCAATAGTAGCATAAGGCTGGTGGGAGGAAAAAACGAAGCACATCAAGTAATCCTCAATTAGGTATAAATATCATGTATTACCAGGCATAAAAAAGCCTCCTAGACGAAAGGGGGTCTTTCTTCCTGAGTTCCCCTAAGCAGAATAAATCACATAAGTATTCTCCGAAATCGGACGTTTCACCTAACGTCTCGCATTTTTCTGCAACGTCCTAACCATATTCATTTTGACAAAGTTATAGAAAAACGCTGTTAAAGAAACCTTTGTACTGGCCCAATCCAGTCTTCCTTCTGAATTTCCTCAAAGTCCCCTTGAGTGAAAGCATGTATAACTTTCCGCCAAAATGCTTGCGCAGGTCTATTTTCTTCTACCTCAGCAACTTCCCATACCCCTGAGAACATATTAAATATCCGAAATGCTACCTCTCTTCCAACCCCTTGCTTTCGATATTTCTTCATTACGAAAAATTCCGCTATCGAATATATATAATCATTAAGATCACTAACATAATAGCGACGTACTAATACAAATCCCGCAATATTCCCATCGATATAAATAAAGAAGGGATGCCTACCTTCTTCAGTCCAATATTGATCCAAATATTTATAACCATACAAACCATGACAATCAACGTCGTCAGGAATAAATTCAGTAAAGTCATATATATAAAGTTCTAATAGATTTCTTAATACTGATTTCTGCTCAATGGAAACAGCTTCTAACGCAATATTCACTGTTTTTTCCTCCAACATCATTTCTTCTATGATTTACCCTCATGCATATTCTCATATAGGCAACTTAAATAAAGAAACATTTCTCCCTTTGATATTCGACGGCACTTCCTCGATATATTGAGCATTTATACTTTCATAGAAACCTTTTGCATTTGGATCTGATAAAATATGTAAAAAGCCAATATTCCTTTCTCTACACAATCCCCTAGCAAAGAATATAAGTTCTGAACCTATTCTTCTCCCAATAAAAGATGGGTGTACAAAAATATGATCTAACCAAAAACCCTTTCTTATCAATAACTCTCCAGCCTGAAAGTCATTTTTCACTTCAACTATTGAAATAAAACCGATTGCCTTATCGTCAACATCGGCGACATAAACTTCATTCTCATTTATGTATTCTTCAGTGATCGTTAATTCGTCCTTCCAGATGTCGAAATACTCTTCGGGATATTTCCAATACCGTTTTGCTGCAAAAGAAATTGATGTTAGTATATTACTTTCTTTACCCTCGGCACGCCTAATCAACATATTCACTTTCCCACCCCAAACTCTTCCTCTGGCATAAAACGATTCTTAAAATTATACCTAGTAGCGCTATTTTACGTAACGTTCTGTGCATTTGCGACGCGTTTAACGTGACTTAGTCAATCTCTATTCCCATATGAATGGAATCATAAAATTTTCCGTTAATAAAGAATTCACGGGAGATAGTTCCTTCGAATACAAAATTTAAGCTTTTATACAATTTCACGGCACGATTATTGTCACTTCGAACCTTTAAATTTATTTTACGTATTATACGGGTTTCCTTCGCCCAATTGATCAAATATTTTATGAATTCCGTTCCAATTTCAAGTCCCCAGTATTCTTTTAATACTGTAATGCTAAACTCTCCTGTATGCATAATGCGTGGTCGATGACCCCCGGCAAATACCAATTGTCCAACTAGTTTTTCTTCAATATAAGCACAAATCATAAGCTGGTTCTCTGATTTAGAAACCGCTTCTATAAATTCAGCTTCCTTGTCTGCGGTAATTCCAAACTCGCCCTCGCCAAACGTTAGATTTTCTGTCTCTTTACACACTTTATTAATGTAATCTATTATACGGGAGGCATCTTCTATTTTAGCCTTGCGTATCATAAGAGTTTGTCCATTTCTCAGTTGAAAATATTTCATCTTTACCTCACCCTTCTCAAAATGGAGTAGTAAGTGCTATAAAACATTTAAATAGCATAAAAATCATTAAATTAAATACTCTGATATGGACATGTCATCTAAGGTATAATAATCATTAGAATATTTCGATACTTATTGTTAAGTTACCTTCAAATTACTCAAATTTTTTACATATTATTACAAGGAAAAAACGACACCAGCTGGTGTCGTTTTTTCCTTGTTTCTTTATCGTGTTTTAAAATCGGTTATAAACCATAATTTATTTCTGCTTCAAATAATTATCCATTGCTGCAGCTGCTTTCTTTCCTGCGCCCATAGCGAGGATTACGGTGGCTGCACCAGTTACGATATCACCGCCGGCAAAAACGCCAGGAATCGAGGTTTCCATCGTCTCTTCATTGGCAACAATGTTACCGCGTTTGTTCAACTCTAATCCTTCAGTGGATTTCGTGACGAGCGGGTTAGGGCCTTGTCCAATTGCTACAACGACAGTGTCAACAGGAAGTTCAAA from the Desulfitobacterium metallireducens DSM 15288 genome contains:
- a CDS encoding GNAT family N-acetyltransferase, coding for MLTLQNATVEDLESLSQLYKELSGEESDPIKMKENFNLMESNPNYVILTAKEDKEVVGSIMGIICLDLVLKCQPFMVIENVIVKNTWRGRGIGESLMEEIEKIGRTRNCYYTMLVSAGHRKGAHKFYEAIGYNVDLVRGFKKYL
- a CDS encoding class I SAM-dependent methyltransferase — protein: MLNSKGFDNWAGEYDESISKLSEGYPFEGYYEVLSFVSRCVDLSKGTRILDIGVGTGLLTKELYNKGVGVYGIDFSPKMLELARRNMPNGQFLCHDFTNGLPIELKKMKFNYIISSYAIHHLDDNKKIDFIAQLKDSLEENGNIIIADIAFQTKDDMKQCKDNTKGWDEDEIYIVADEIMEKMRKKMLNATYTQISSCAGVLEIV
- a CDS encoding DUF6143 family protein; this translates as MPPPVPKVQVQFNQNVTGVPLGGVNVFDRIVPPGATLVSEEDGKFIFPSGGNWVLFLTSPGSIEVSFSAIVA
- a CDS encoding GNAT family N-acetyltransferase; amino-acid sequence: MNIALEAVSIEQKSVLRNLLELYIYDFTEFIPDDVDCHGLYGYKYLDQYWTEEGRHPFFIYIDGNIAGFVLVRRYYVSDLNDYIYSIAEFFVMKKYRKQGVGREVAFRIFNMFSGVWEVAEVEENRPAQAFWRKVIHAFTQGDFEEIQKEDWIGPVQRFL
- a CDS encoding GNAT family N-acetyltransferase, which encodes MLIRRAEGKESNILTSISFAAKRYWKYPEEYFDIWKDELTITEEYINENEVYVADVDDKAIGFISIVEVKNDFQAGELLIRKGFWLDHIFVHPSFIGRRIGSELIFFARGLCRERNIGFLHILSDPNAKGFYESINAQYIEEVPSNIKGRNVSLFKLPI
- a CDS encoding GNAT family N-acetyltransferase, with translation MKYFQLRNGQTLMIRKAKIEDASRIIDYINKVCKETENLTFGEGEFGITADKEAEFIEAVSKSENQLMICAYIEEKLVGQLVFAGGHRPRIMHTGEFSITVLKEYWGLEIGTEFIKYLINWAKETRIIRKINLKVRSDNNRAVKLYKSLNFVFEGTISREFFINGKFYDSIHMGIEID